A genomic window from Sphingobacterium sp. BN32 includes:
- a CDS encoding polyprenol monophosphomannose synthase, translated as MSDSIVIIPTYNEKENIERIIRKVFSLEIPFHILVVDDGSPDGTAQIVKSLQQEFPGELHLEERRGKLGLGTAYIHGFKWSLQRNYEFIFEMDADFSHNPDDLMRLRAACLNDGADMAIGSRYIKGVNVVNWPMKRVLMSYFASGYVRMITRIDIRDATAGFVCFRRKVLETINLDKIKFVGYAFQIEMKFTAIKYGFNVVEIPIIFTDRTLGTSKMSTKIFKEAFFGVIQMKIASFFKNYNK; from the coding sequence GTGTCAGACAGTATTGTTATTATTCCGACTTACAACGAGAAGGAGAATATAGAAAGAATTATCAGAAAAGTGTTTTCATTGGAGATTCCATTTCACATTCTAGTGGTGGATGACGGCTCTCCCGATGGTACTGCTCAAATTGTAAAAAGCTTACAACAAGAGTTTCCCGGCGAACTGCACTTGGAAGAAAGAAGAGGTAAGTTAGGATTAGGAACAGCATACATTCACGGCTTTAAGTGGTCTTTGCAGCGGAACTATGAGTTCATCTTCGAAATGGATGCAGACTTTAGCCATAATCCGGATGATTTGATGAGATTGCGTGCCGCCTGCTTAAACGATGGCGCTGATATGGCCATCGGCTCAAGATATATTAAAGGTGTCAATGTTGTGAACTGGCCAATGAAGCGTGTTTTGATGTCCTACTTCGCTTCTGGATACGTGCGCATGATTACGCGCATTGATATTCGCGATGCAACTGCGGGTTTCGTATGTTTTAGAAGAAAAGTACTAGAGACAATTAACTTAGATAAGATTAAGTTCGTCGGTTATGCTTTCCAGATTGAGATGAAGTTTACAGCGATCAAATATGGGTTCAACGTCGTTGAAATTCCTATCATTTTTACTGATCGAACCCTTGGTACTTCGAAGATGAGTACTAAGATTTTTAAAGAGGCATTTTTCGGAGTGATCCAGATGAAAATTGCTAGTTTTTTCAAAAATTACAATAAATAA
- a CDS encoding (Fe-S)-binding protein, with protein sequence MHKVELFIPCFIDQLYPETAFNTIKLLEKAGCDVIYNTEQTCCGQPAYNAGFWDDAKSIGQKFLNDFTEEHPIVSPSASCTGMVREGYDDLFTNTTDHNRCRGIQRNIFEISDFLVNVMKKEYFGAELVGRAVYHDSCSALRECKIKEEPRVLLSHVGGLEIVEMRDQETCCGFGGTFAVKFEGISSAMAEQKVKNALAVNAEYIISTDASCLLQLQAYIDKHQLAIKTIHLVDVLTSGWANI encoded by the coding sequence ATGCATAAAGTCGAGCTATTTATACCTTGTTTTATTGATCAACTTTATCCGGAAACAGCCTTCAATACCATTAAGTTATTGGAGAAGGCTGGCTGTGATGTGATATATAATACAGAGCAAACCTGTTGTGGTCAACCTGCCTATAACGCAGGGTTTTGGGATGATGCGAAGTCTATTGGCCAAAAGTTTCTAAACGATTTTACGGAAGAACATCCTATTGTTTCGCCATCAGCCTCTTGTACGGGGATGGTGCGTGAGGGATATGATGATCTTTTCACGAATACAACGGACCATAACCGTTGTCGCGGTATTCAGCGCAATATTTTCGAAATATCGGACTTTCTGGTCAATGTGATGAAGAAGGAGTATTTCGGTGCCGAGCTGGTGGGTAGGGCGGTTTATCATGATTCCTGCTCCGCGCTTCGCGAGTGTAAAATAAAAGAAGAGCCACGGGTCTTGCTTAGCCACGTTGGCGGGTTGGAGATTGTCGAGATGCGCGATCAGGAGACCTGCTGCGGTTTTGGCGGTACTTTTGCGGTGAAGTTCGAAGGGATTTCATCGGCGATGGCAGAACAGAAGGTGAAAAATGCCTTGGCTGTCAACGCGGAATACATCATATCGACCGATGCATCTTGCTTGCTGCAATTGCAAGCTTACATTGATAAACATCAGTTAGCGATCAAGACGATACATCTGGTAGATGTACTGACGTCTGGATGGGCTAACATTTAA
- a CDS encoding peptide MFS transporter, whose protein sequence is MNRESEASFSEELVKQGIDGSLVLGHPSGLFVLFFTEMWERFSFYGMRVLLINFLTSAVISGSPFSGWGWDPVQAGALYGTYAMLLYITPIFGGIVADKYLGYRYAVVVGAAIMTLGHLFMAFDTPLFLYLGLGALVLGTGFFKPNMTSILSEMYKKFPQKKDGAYTIFYMGVNSGAFFGMMLCGYLGEKVGWHWGFGLAGIFMFLGTLQFWFAKPIFGKVGDPPSKELAAEKAAVVNTDLPEDKPNPFTKVDSILIFVMTVLGLAFAFNDPLSKIAGVDVLSNFQIGSMAGQNVAILIALALFLFVVISRLTRYTKVVRDRLIAVIIFAFFVVFFWMSFEQGASSLVIFARENVDRSLSGSSLTIFNIINTLLTVVPLALVTYVVVLLTKKTYGKAPLSNVVQFICFAGVWAVALWMLYNEFTAESSEITVSWFSIMNSFFIITFANFVSKIWDSKYNPPATFKYGFGLIIMAIGFGLLAFGAYGIQDGIKVSMVWLILAYMFHTLGELCLSPVGLSYVSKLVPARMIGFMFGMWYLAIAIGNKLAAILGGQIEVITKQYSLSTFFLIFTIVPIVAGLLVMMLHPVIKKLMHGVK, encoded by the coding sequence ATGAATCGAGAATCAGAAGCTTCATTTTCGGAAGAACTAGTGAAGCAGGGGATTGATGGCAGTCTAGTTTTAGGGCATCCATCGGGTCTTTTTGTGTTGTTTTTTACGGAAATGTGGGAGCGTTTTTCCTTTTACGGGATGCGCGTATTATTAATTAACTTCCTTACGAGTGCGGTTATTTCCGGGAGTCCGTTCTCCGGTTGGGGCTGGGATCCAGTACAGGCAGGAGCATTATATGGTACTTATGCCATGTTATTGTATATCACGCCCATCTTCGGGGGGATAGTTGCCGACAAGTATCTGGGATATCGCTACGCTGTCGTCGTCGGTGCCGCGATTATGACCTTGGGTCACCTCTTCATGGCATTTGACACGCCATTGTTTCTATATCTGGGTTTAGGTGCCTTAGTCCTTGGTACCGGCTTCTTCAAACCTAATATGACTTCTATACTTTCCGAGATGTATAAGAAATTCCCACAGAAGAAGGATGGAGCATACACTATTTTCTATATGGGTGTAAACTCTGGTGCTTTCTTCGGGATGATGCTATGTGGATATTTGGGAGAGAAAGTAGGCTGGCATTGGGGATTTGGTCTTGCGGGTATCTTCATGTTCTTAGGGACACTGCAGTTTTGGTTCGCAAAACCCATCTTTGGTAAGGTCGGCGATCCACCAAGTAAAGAGTTGGCTGCTGAGAAGGCTGCTGTTGTTAATACAGACTTGCCGGAGGATAAACCTAATCCTTTTACCAAAGTAGATTCTATTCTAATCTTTGTGATGACTGTTTTAGGATTGGCGTTCGCTTTCAACGATCCGCTTTCGAAGATTGCTGGTGTCGATGTGCTTTCGAACTTTCAAATTGGATCGATGGCAGGACAGAATGTGGCAATCCTGATTGCGCTAGCATTGTTTTTGTTTGTGGTAATCTCCAGGTTAACTAGATATACCAAAGTTGTTCGAGATCGCTTGATAGCCGTTATTATATTCGCCTTTTTCGTGGTGTTTTTCTGGATGTCATTTGAACAAGGCGCATCGTCCTTGGTGATTTTTGCCCGCGAGAATGTGGATAGAAGTCTTTCTGGTAGCTCGTTGACCATCTTTAATATCATCAATACCTTACTTACTGTTGTTCCTTTGGCTTTAGTGACTTATGTAGTCGTGCTATTGACAAAGAAAACCTATGGCAAGGCGCCACTGTCTAACGTTGTGCAGTTTATTTGTTTTGCCGGTGTTTGGGCTGTTGCGCTATGGATGTTGTATAACGAGTTTACGGCGGAGTCTTCGGAGATTACGGTTTCCTGGTTCTCCATTATGAACTCATTCTTCATTATCACCTTTGCAAACTTTGTTTCTAAAATTTGGGATTCTAAATATAATCCGCCAGCGACCTTTAAATATGGCTTTGGTCTAATCATTATGGCAATTGGATTCGGGTTGCTCGCATTCGGTGCTTATGGTATTCAGGATGGTATCAAGGTATCCATGGTATGGCTGATATTGGCTTACATGTTCCATACTTTGGGCGAGCTATGCCTATCGCCGGTGGGCTTATCCTACGTTTCCAAGCTGGTGCCTGCAAGAATGATCGGATTTATGTTCGGTATGTGGTATCTGGCGATTGCAATCGGTAATAAGTTGGCAGCCATCTTAGGTGGACAGATTGAGGTTATTACCAAACAATATTCTTTAAGTACATTTTTCTTGATCTTTACGATTGTTCCAATAGTAGCTGGGTTATTGGTGATGATGCTTCATCCGGTAATCAAGAAATTAATGCATGGCGTAAAATAA
- a CDS encoding sugar phosphate isomerase/epimerase, which translates to MNSRREFLRNLGLVAAGVTIAPSLDVFAAKKSWFDISLAEWSLHKKLFKGDLKNIDFPEYTAKNFGIYGVEYVNQFFKDKAQDMTYLKDLNNRAKDNGVKNVLIMIDGEGSLGDRDENKRLKAVENHHKWIDAANFLGCRAIRVNAAGEGTKEEVKDQVVKSLSSLADYGKKGKINVIVENHGGISSHGDWLADVLKTVNKKNCGSLPDFGNFYEYDRYQGVTDLMPYAKGVSAKSHAFDAKGNETGIDYAKMMDIVKKAGYRGYVGIEFEGDKISEDEGIKLTKALLERFK; encoded by the coding sequence ATGAACTCAAGAAGAGAATTTTTAAGAAATCTAGGGTTAGTTGCAGCTGGGGTAACCATTGCACCTTCTTTGGATGTTTTTGCAGCGAAGAAAAGCTGGTTTGATATTTCTTTGGCTGAATGGTCATTGCATAAGAAATTGTTTAAGGGTGATCTGAAAAACATCGACTTCCCTGAGTATACAGCGAAGAATTTTGGTATTTACGGAGTTGAATATGTAAATCAATTCTTTAAGGATAAGGCGCAGGACATGACCTACTTAAAGGATTTGAACAATAGAGCAAAAGACAATGGCGTAAAGAACGTATTGATCATGATTGATGGCGAAGGTTCTTTAGGCGATCGCGATGAGAACAAGCGTCTAAAAGCTGTAGAGAATCATCATAAATGGATTGATGCTGCAAATTTCTTAGGATGCCGTGCAATTCGCGTCAATGCGGCGGGTGAGGGAACGAAGGAAGAGGTTAAGGACCAAGTGGTAAAAAGTCTTTCTTCATTAGCAGATTATGGTAAGAAAGGAAAAATCAATGTTATCGTTGAGAACCACGGCGGCATTTCATCGCATGGCGACTGGTTGGCTGATGTGTTGAAAACGGTAAACAAAAAGAACTGCGGTAGTCTTCCAGACTTTGGCAACTTCTATGAATACGACCGTTATCAAGGGGTTACCGATTTGATGCCGTATGCAAAAGGAGTGAGCGCGAAGTCGCATGCTTTTGATGCAAAGGGCAATGAAACAGGTATTGACTATGCTAAGATGATGGATATCGTGAAGAAGGCTGGATATAGAGGCTACGTGGGAATTGAGTTTGAAGGCGATAAAATCAGTGAAGACGAGGGTATCAAATTAACGAAAGCCTTGTTGGAGCGTTTTAAATAG
- a CDS encoding D-alanyl-D-alanine carboxypeptidase codes for MKRIVATCCTLLVSIAVFAQNYSELSGLFQNSTVLNKHYVGFSLYDLSSKQFVYGQNEDKHFTPASNTKVFTLYTALKLIGDSIPGLAYVERGDSLIFWGTGDPTFLHAKFKDAKVFNFLKDSKKQLYYAATKSQEPFYRNGWSVEDYEYYYQPEVSVLPMYGNVILFKEQAGKLELTPRYFDRYLSYKQDTTSRFLIHRDYGSNVMDYNSVPLPKGYINEKPFHVTDSLLINLLQDTLKKSVALLHAPLASDAKIIYSVKTRDVVREMMLPSDNFLAEQLNMVASFVKNRAFHTKSLRQHMQDEFYRFFPDTIELRDGSGLSSYNKITPRSMVTLLNWIHSDIPNEADKFYLFPAGGLEGTLKNVYPTPGGKPYVWAKTGTINSVHCQSGYIVTKKGTRFAFSFLNNNFLGSASPVRKEMVKIVNYIYENY; via the coding sequence ATGAAAAGAATCGTTGCGACTTGTTGTACATTACTGGTCTCTATCGCTGTTTTTGCACAGAACTATAGTGAGCTCAGTGGGCTTTTTCAGAACTCTACGGTGCTGAACAAGCATTATGTGGGTTTCAGTTTATACGACTTGTCGAGCAAGCAATTTGTTTATGGGCAGAATGAGGATAAGCATTTCACGCCGGCGTCCAACACCAAAGTCTTTACGCTTTATACGGCATTGAAGCTGATAGGAGACTCTATTCCAGGCTTAGCCTATGTGGAGCGCGGCGACTCTTTAATATTTTGGGGGACGGGCGATCCGACGTTCTTGCATGCGAAGTTTAAGGATGCTAAGGTTTTCAACTTTCTGAAAGATTCTAAGAAGCAGTTATATTATGCGGCGACAAAATCGCAGGAGCCTTTCTACAGAAATGGTTGGTCGGTAGAGGATTATGAGTATTATTATCAACCGGAGGTTTCGGTACTTCCGATGTATGGCAATGTGATCTTATTTAAAGAGCAGGCCGGAAAACTAGAACTTACGCCGCGGTATTTCGATCGATATCTTAGTTATAAGCAGGACACGACGTCTAGGTTCTTGATACACCGAGATTATGGTTCGAATGTGATGGACTATAATTCCGTTCCATTGCCAAAGGGATATATCAATGAGAAACCTTTTCATGTTACGGATTCGTTGCTGATCAATTTGCTTCAGGACACGCTGAAGAAGTCTGTTGCTTTGCTGCATGCTCCTTTGGCATCAGATGCGAAAATTATATACTCGGTAAAAACGAGAGATGTGGTACGCGAGATGATGCTGCCGAGCGATAATTTTCTGGCCGAGCAATTGAACATGGTTGCGTCGTTCGTAAAAAACAGAGCTTTCCATACCAAAAGTCTGCGGCAGCATATGCAAGATGAGTTTTATCGTTTCTTTCCCGATACGATCGAGTTGAGGGATGGTAGCGGGCTGTCTTCATATAATAAGATTACGCCTCGGAGTATGGTAACCTTATTGAACTGGATTCATTCCGACATTCCGAACGAAGCCGATAAGTTTTATCTTTTTCCTGCAGGCGGCCTTGAGGGTACTTTAAAGAATGTTTATCCAACGCCGGGAGGGAAGCCTTATGTTTGGGCAAAAACAGGCACAATCAATTCGGTTCATTGCCAGAGTGGCTATATCGTCACGAAAAAGGGTACTCGTTTTGCTTTCTCATTTCTAAACAATAACTTTCTCGGGAGTGCCAGCCCGGTTCGTAAAGAAATGGTGAAAATAGTTAATTATATCTACGAAAACTATTAG
- a CDS encoding peptide MFS transporter, translating into MATGTHNTLEEIQDFKGKYPKQIWRLFFSEMWERFCFYGMRGMLVFFMITQLNFGEKEANLQYGATQAFVYAFTFIGGLFADKILGFRKSLFFGGLLMIIGSVLLSIDTHQFFFFGLAFIIIGTGFFKPNISTMVGELYKDGDSRRDAGFSLFYAGINLGAFLGGYICVAIGKGYMLSSVIDEAHRWNVAFGLAAVGMLISLINFQFTKHELGPIGLQPGHPDAIVKSKPLPKWVEYAVYIGTLLLVPLIQVMVSKTEYTDYFMYTIGPLTLIYLFFEMSKVEKKERHKLIAALIFILFSIVFWGIYEQSGGSLSIFAAKNLNDSVLGGAFRLDPNGVNNSGGAFFIIILAPVFGLLWLWMAKRKIEPNTVIKFGLGFLFLGLGFYVLYATRFFAVDGMTSLDIFTLALLVITVGELCLSPIGLSIMTKLSPAKLQGIMMGMWFLASAYGQYVAGLIGANMAEAREGDSLMDKLITYTEGYKQLGLYSLIAGVILIALSPMIKKLMHGVN; encoded by the coding sequence ATGGCTACAGGAACACACAATACGCTTGAAGAAATTCAAGACTTTAAAGGGAAGTATCCAAAGCAGATCTGGAGATTGTTCTTCTCGGAGATGTGGGAGCGGTTCTGTTTTTACGGAATGCGCGGTATGTTGGTTTTTTTCATGATTACCCAACTTAATTTCGGGGAGAAAGAAGCTAACTTACAGTATGGAGCAACGCAGGCATTTGTATATGCCTTTACATTTATCGGCGGGCTTTTCGCAGATAAGATTCTCGGGTTTCGGAAATCGCTGTTCTTCGGCGGATTATTGATGATTATCGGTTCAGTATTATTATCGATCGATACCCATCAGTTTTTCTTCTTCGGGTTGGCATTTATTATTATCGGAACGGGCTTTTTCAAGCCTAACATCTCGACAATGGTAGGGGAGCTGTATAAAGATGGCGATAGCCGTCGTGATGCGGGTTTCTCTTTATTTTATGCGGGTATTAACCTAGGTGCTTTCCTAGGGGGATATATCTGCGTGGCTATCGGAAAAGGTTACATGCTGAGCTCGGTAATCGATGAGGCACATCGTTGGAATGTCGCATTTGGTTTGGCGGCTGTCGGAATGTTGATCAGCTTGATCAATTTCCAGTTTACCAAGCATGAGCTAGGACCTATTGGCTTGCAACCCGGGCATCCCGATGCCATTGTCAAGTCTAAGCCTTTGCCGAAATGGGTTGAATATGCGGTTTACATCGGAACCTTGCTGTTAGTGCCATTGATTCAGGTCATGGTTTCAAAAACAGAGTATACAGATTACTTTATGTACACGATCGGCCCCTTGACTTTGATCTATCTGTTTTTTGAGATGTCAAAAGTGGAGAAAAAGGAACGTCATAAGCTAATCGCTGCCCTGATCTTTATTTTATTCTCGATTGTATTCTGGGGAATATATGAGCAGAGTGGGGGGTCCTTAAGCATCTTTGCTGCCAAGAATTTAAATGATTCAGTATTAGGTGGAGCATTCCGTTTAGATCCAAATGGAGTTAATAATTCCGGAGGAGCCTTCTTCATTATCATTTTAGCGCCTGTATTTGGCCTACTTTGGTTGTGGATGGCAAAGCGCAAGATCGAGCCAAATACGGTTATTAAGTTTGGTTTAGGGTTCTTGTTCTTAGGCTTGGGATTCTATGTGCTGTATGCTACTCGCTTTTTCGCAGTTGACGGAATGACATCTTTAGACATCTTTACGCTGGCCCTATTAGTCATCACGGTTGGGGAGTTATGTTTGTCTCCCATCGGATTGTCGATTATGACGAAGTTATCGCCTGCGAAGTTGCAAGGTATTATGATGGGGATGTGGTTCCTTGCGAGTGCCTACGGACAATATGTGGCCGGATTAATCGGCGCAAATATGGCCGAAGCAAGAGAAGGCGATTCGCTTATGGATAAATTAATCACTTACACGGAGGGCTATAAGCAACTCGGATTGTATTCTTTGATCGCAGGAGTGATCTTAATAGCACTATCACCGATGATCAAAAAGTTGATGCATGGGGTAAATTAA
- a CDS encoding peptide MFS transporter, with product MNQERDADLVQHLAKQGVDDKMVMGHPASLFVLFFTEMWERFSYYGMRALLTVFLITEIAKGGWGWTNAEAMNLYAWYTGLVYLTPLIGGMIADKLTGYRKAIILGALIMTLGHASMALETFNNSYFYIGLVLMILGNGLFKPNISSMVGQLYPDSSSKKDAGYTIFYMGINSGAFLGMLLCGYIGEKVGWHYGFGLAGVFMFFGMIQFYFAQRIFGIIGEKPGTKHNPEDKLVSVQEEDHTPANVVRDRLIVVAVLMIASIFFFFAFEQAGGSMTIFAKDYTQRVLSGNSGEIFKWVDAALTIFPIMIVTYVLFKLSQKIVAKYPLTVLFTAISFAIIWGLGIWKVYREFSLDQTEVTVSWFQILNSFFIITLASSFSKLWEKVWNPSGPVKFAFGLLLVGVGFLALAYGSMSIPQGAKTASVSMIWLILAYFFHTTGELCLSPVGLSYVSKLSPKKFAGLLFGLWFTASAIANFIAGKTGSYIDYIVQTYSMTTFFLIIAALPAGAALLLLLFNGKLKKMMHGIN from the coding sequence ATGAATCAAGAGAGAGACGCAGATTTAGTCCAGCACCTTGCCAAACAAGGAGTTGACGACAAGATGGTTATGGGCCATCCAGCCAGTCTTTTTGTACTCTTCTTTACTGAGATGTGGGAGCGTTTCAGTTATTATGGGATGCGTGCATTGTTAACTGTATTTTTAATTACAGAGATCGCAAAAGGCGGTTGGGGTTGGACTAATGCTGAGGCCATGAATTTATATGCATGGTATACAGGACTAGTATATTTAACGCCATTGATCGGTGGTATGATTGCCGATAAATTAACGGGGTATAGAAAGGCGATTATCTTAGGTGCATTGATCATGACGCTGGGTCATGCTTCGATGGCATTAGAGACCTTCAATAACTCATATTTCTACATCGGATTGGTATTGATGATCTTAGGAAATGGTTTATTCAAACCAAATATTTCCTCAATGGTAGGTCAACTATATCCGGATAGTAGCTCTAAGAAAGATGCAGGTTATACTATTTTCTACATGGGTATCAACTCGGGAGCTTTCCTAGGGATGTTATTATGTGGTTATATTGGTGAGAAAGTAGGTTGGCATTATGGTTTTGGACTTGCTGGGGTATTTATGTTCTTCGGTATGATTCAGTTCTATTTTGCACAAAGAATATTTGGTATCATCGGTGAAAAACCGGGTACTAAACATAATCCAGAGGATAAATTAGTAAGCGTTCAAGAAGAAGATCATACACCTGCAAACGTGGTGAGAGATCGTCTGATCGTTGTTGCTGTATTGATGATTGCGAGTATCTTCTTTTTCTTTGCGTTTGAACAAGCGGGTGGTTCAATGACCATTTTTGCAAAAGATTATACGCAACGGGTGCTCTCAGGTAATTCTGGTGAGATCTTTAAGTGGGTCGATGCCGCTTTAACGATCTTCCCGATCATGATCGTGACCTATGTACTCTTCAAATTATCGCAAAAGATTGTCGCTAAATACCCGCTAACGGTATTATTTACAGCTATATCATTCGCCATTATTTGGGGATTGGGTATATGGAAGGTTTACAGAGAATTTAGCTTAGACCAGACTGAAGTAACGGTTTCCTGGTTCCAAATTTTGAACTCTTTCTTTATTATTACGTTAGCTTCCTCATTCAGTAAGCTATGGGAAAAGGTGTGGAATCCATCAGGACCGGTGAAGTTTGCCTTCGGATTGCTATTAGTAGGCGTGGGTTTCTTGGCTTTGGCCTATGGATCGATGTCTATCCCTCAGGGGGCAAAAACAGCATCGGTTAGTATGATTTGGTTAATTTTAGCCTATTTCTTCCATACAACTGGAGAGCTTTGTCTGTCGCCGGTTGGTTTATCTTATGTAAGTAAACTGTCGCCTAAGAAGTTCGCGGGACTATTATTTGGTCTTTGGTTTACAGCTTCGGCTATTGCAAACTTTATTGCAGGTAAAACAGGATCGTACATTGACTATATCGTTCAGACGTATTCGATGACGACTTTCTTTCTGATCATTGCCGCATTACCAGCGGGAGCAGCTTTATTATTATTGTTGTTCAATGGTAAATTGAAGAAGATGATGCACGGTATCAACTAA
- a CDS encoding MFS transporter, whose product MKIIKKNDKRLIRSWSMYDWANSAYNLVITSTIFPVYYTTITSNKETGNDVVSFFGIELVNTALSNFALSIAYLLMAISLPFISAYSDAAGKRKFFMKLFTYIGAIACMGLFFFKIETLELGIIFFALAAMGYIGGVAFNNSYLPVIATPDQQDRVSAQGFAYGYVGCVTLQLICFVFVFKPDWFGITDPSLPARISFFLVGLWWISFAQIPFRFLPRNKPTIENEKLSFFVKAKKEFMSVLGKIRQIPAIKRFLPAYFFYAMGVQTIMIVAAAFGEKVLNLGATKLIASILLIQLVAIGGAFIMSGLAKRFGNIKVLIFVVTIWIFICIAAYFLSNEYQFYGMAFLVGLLMGGIQSLSRSTYSKLIPTDVEDTTAFFSFYDVSEKLAIVIGLFTFGMIEQLTHNIRYSALCMSVFFIIGLLLLFRVLKFNKLQIIQRY is encoded by the coding sequence ATGAAAATTATCAAGAAAAACGATAAGCGATTAATTCGTTCATGGTCCATGTATGATTGGGCTAATTCAGCTTACAATTTGGTTATCACTTCAACCATTTTTCCTGTTTATTATACAACGATTACAAGTAATAAAGAAACTGGCAATGATGTCGTTTCTTTTTTTGGTATTGAGCTTGTCAACACGGCATTATCGAATTTTGCCTTGTCTATCGCATATCTCTTAATGGCGATATCGCTGCCTTTTATTTCGGCCTATTCCGATGCAGCGGGGAAGCGAAAGTTCTTTATGAAATTGTTTACTTATATAGGCGCAATCGCCTGTATGGGTTTGTTTTTCTTCAAAATCGAAACCCTAGAGTTGGGTATTATATTCTTTGCGCTCGCCGCCATGGGATACATTGGCGGGGTGGCCTTCAATAACTCGTATTTGCCGGTTATCGCGACGCCCGATCAGCAAGATAGGGTGAGTGCTCAGGGATTTGCCTATGGCTATGTAGGCTGCGTAACTTTGCAGCTGATCTGCTTTGTTTTTGTGTTCAAGCCCGATTGGTTCGGCATAACCGACCCCTCTTTACCTGCCAGAATATCCTTTTTCTTGGTAGGTCTTTGGTGGATTTCCTTCGCACAGATACCTTTCCGATTTTTGCCTAGAAATAAGCCTACGATAGAGAACGAGAAGTTATCCTTCTTTGTCAAAGCGAAAAAGGAGTTTATGTCTGTATTGGGGAAAATTCGTCAGATTCCTGCGATCAAGCGCTTCTTGCCGGCTTATTTTTTTTATGCCATGGGCGTGCAGACGATTATGATCGTTGCTGCCGCATTCGGTGAAAAAGTATTGAATTTGGGCGCAACGAAGCTTATCGCTTCTATTTTACTGATCCAGTTGGTTGCTATCGGTGGAGCCTTTATTATGTCGGGTTTGGCGAAGCGATTTGGGAACATTAAGGTATTGATTTTTGTTGTTACGATTTGGATCTTCATCTGCATCGCTGCATACTTCCTGAGCAACGAATACCAATTCTATGGAATGGCATTTTTAGTAGGCTTATTGATGGGAGGGATACAGTCCCTTTCCCGATCGACCTATTCCAAGCTTATCCCTACTGATGTTGAGGATACTACCGCATTTTTCAGTTTCTACGATGTTTCCGAAAAGCTAGCGATTGTGATCGGACTGTTCACTTTTGGGATGATCGAGCAGCTTACGCATAATATTCGTTATTCAGCACTTTGTATGTCTGTATTTTTTATTATTGGGCTATTGTTGTTGTTTCGTGTTTTAAAATTTAATAAATTACAGATTATTCAACGCTATTAA